One Desulfitibacter sp. BRH_c19 genomic window carries:
- a CDS encoding excinuclease ABC subunit C, with protein sequence MTVSEDKLKRLPDKPGVYLMLSEEGTIIYVGKASSLRSRVRSYFRDSSASAKVTALVRHIKDIDYIVTDTEVEALILECNLIKKHRPKYNVVLKDDKTYPYIKVTLGETYPRIIITRRVKKDGAKYYGPYTSAGSMHETIKLLRKLFPIRTCKNFEKQQRACLNQHIKRCLAPCVGNVSEKDYQEMINEIILFLEGKQERVIKNLHYKMKKAAENLEYEKAAELRDQIKAVEKVLEKQKIDNSVEEDQDVIAFARGNNEVCIQVFFIRNGKVVGREHFFLDGTDSLSRSEVMTVFIKQYYSRVVDIPKKILLQEHVEDKDVIEQWLKEKGNARVVIQMPQIGDKLKLIELVARNALLLLEEAQLSRQKKKMADEGALVQLMEYLSLSSLPIRIECYDISNTQGTNTVGSMVVFERGKPLSNEYRRFKINTVEGPNDYASLQEMLYRRFKRGADSAGLPDLVIIDGGKGQLSAARDVMKLLGFSKIPTFGVAKKEELLFTEISQEPIRLPENSEALYLVQRIRDEAHRFAITYHRQLRSKEGFRSQLDEIPGIGPKRKKALLNKFGTMENIRAASLEELEQVEGMNKKSALQVYDYLCR encoded by the coding sequence ATGACGGTATCAGAGGACAAGCTAAAGCGGTTACCGGATAAACCCGGAGTTTATCTAATGCTTTCTGAAGAAGGAACTATAATTTATGTAGGTAAGGCTTCTTCATTGAGGAGCCGTGTGCGAAGCTACTTTAGGGATAGTAGTGCTTCGGCAAAGGTTACAGCTTTAGTACGCCATATTAAAGATATAGACTATATTGTTACTGATACAGAAGTGGAAGCTTTAATACTAGAGTGTAATTTAATAAAAAAGCACAGGCCTAAGTATAATGTGGTTTTAAAGGATGATAAAACTTATCCTTATATAAAGGTTACTTTGGGTGAAACATATCCGAGGATAATAATCACACGCAGGGTAAAGAAAGATGGGGCAAAGTATTACGGTCCATACACTAGTGCTGGGTCAATGCATGAAACTATTAAGCTTCTCCGAAAGCTTTTTCCCATACGTACCTGTAAAAATTTTGAAAAGCAGCAAAGGGCTTGTTTGAATCAGCATATAAAAAGATGTTTAGCTCCTTGTGTGGGAAATGTTTCAGAAAAGGACTATCAGGAAATGATAAATGAGATAATACTTTTTCTTGAAGGGAAACAGGAAAGGGTTATCAAAAACCTTCATTATAAAATGAAAAAAGCTGCAGAAAACCTTGAATATGAAAAGGCAGCTGAGTTAAGAGATCAAATCAAGGCAGTAGAAAAAGTCCTTGAGAAACAGAAGATTGATAATTCCGTTGAAGAGGATCAGGATGTTATAGCCTTTGCTAGGGGAAATAATGAAGTGTGTATTCAGGTGTTTTTTATACGTAACGGTAAGGTTGTGGGTAGAGAACATTTTTTCCTAGACGGTACAGATAGTCTGAGTAGAAGCGAAGTAATGACGGTTTTTATAAAGCAGTATTACAGCAGGGTTGTTGACATACCAAAGAAAATACTTCTTCAGGAGCATGTTGAGGATAAGGATGTAATAGAACAATGGCTTAAAGAAAAAGGCAATGCTAGAGTTGTAATTCAAATGCCACAAATAGGAGATAAGCTTAAGCTTATTGAATTGGTAGCAAGAAATGCCCTCCTGCTTCTAGAAGAGGCTCAGTTATCAAGGCAAAAAAAGAAAATGGCTGATGAAGGAGCTCTCGTGCAGTTAATGGAGTACCTTAGCCTGTCGTCCTTACCAATTAGAATAGAGTGCTATGATATATCAAATACTCAGGGTACAAATACAGTAGGGTCAATGGTGGTTTTTGAAAGAGGTAAGCCTCTGTCAAATGAGTACAGGAGATTTAAAATTAATACTGTTGAGGGCCCTAATGATTATGCATCGCTTCAGGAAATGCTTTATCGTAGATTTAAAAGAGGTGCAGATTCTGCTGGATTACCTGATCTAGTAATAATTGATGGTGGCAAAGGGCAATTGAGTGCTGCTAGAGATGTAATGAAGCTCCTAGGATTTTCTAAGATACCAACTTTTGGTGTTGCAAAAAAGGAAGAACTTCTTTTTACAGAGATAAGCCAAGAGCCAATCAGGCTTCCTGAGAATTCCGAAGCACTTTATTTGGTGCAGAGAATTAGAGATGAAGCCCATCGCTTTGCTATTACCTATCACAGGCAGTTGAGAAGTAAGGAAGGTTTTCGTTCACAGTTGGATGAGATTCCTGGAATAGGTCCTAAAAGAAAAAAGGCCCTCTTAAATAAATTTGGCACCATGGAAAATATAAGGGCAGCAAGTCTAGAAGAATTAGAGCAGGTAGAAGGAATGAATAAAAAATCTGCCCTGCAGGTATATGATTATCTATGCAGGTGA
- a CDS encoding glmZ(sRNA)-inactivating NTPase — MNLSKLQLIIVTGLSGAGKTQAIRCLEDLSFFCIDNLPPSLVPTLLEEIEKADNIDKVALVMDIRGGKFFDGLNKALTCLDQKGLKYRTLFLDASDEVLIRRFKETRRSHPLSPVDLMEGIIKERKILAQLKDRAEVILDTSDMSTSQLKGQITNIFSAEKDELPVTVISFGFKYGIPMDADLVVDVRFIPNPYYDMGLRPLSGHDEEVKEYVLKNDVSQEFLKKYCDLLHYLIPHYKKEGKSQLVIAIGCTGGRHRSVAIANHLEMRINEFDCKVITKHRDIDRGIGGI; from the coding sequence ATGAATTTAAGTAAACTACAACTGATAATTGTTACTGGACTATCTGGTGCTGGGAAAACTCAAGCCATTCGTTGTTTGGAAGATCTCAGTTTTTTTTGTATTGATAATTTGCCTCCATCTTTAGTCCCAACGCTTTTAGAGGAAATAGAAAAGGCGGACAACATAGATAAAGTGGCCTTGGTTATGGATATTAGGGGCGGGAAATTCTTTGATGGTTTAAATAAAGCATTGACCTGCTTGGACCAAAAAGGATTGAAATATAGAACTCTTTTTCTTGATGCTTCAGATGAAGTATTGATAAGAAGATTCAAAGAAACTAGGAGAAGCCATCCATTATCACCGGTAGATTTAATGGAAGGGATTATTAAAGAGAGGAAAATTCTTGCCCAGCTTAAGGATAGGGCTGAGGTTATTTTAGATACTTCGGACATGTCCACAAGCCAGTTAAAAGGACAGATAACAAACATATTTAGTGCTGAAAAGGATGAGCTACCAGTAACAGTAATATCCTTTGGTTTTAAATATGGGATACCAATGGATGCTGACCTAGTGGTGGATGTTAGATTTATTCCAAATCCATATTATGATATGGGATTACGGCCCTTATCAGGACATGATGAAGAAGTAAAGGAATATGTTTTGAAAAATGATGTTAGCCAGGAATTTCTCAAAAAATACTGTGATCTGCTTCATTACCTGATACCTCACTACAAAAAGGAAGGGAAAAGCCAGCTTGTTATAGCAATTGGTTGTACAGGAGGTCGACATCGCTCAGTTGCAATTGCAAATCATCTAGAGATGCGTATAAATGAATTTGATTGTAAAGTCATAACTAAACATAGAGATATTGATAGGGGTATAGGAGGTATTTAA
- a CDS encoding glyceraldehyde-3-phosphate dehydrogenase, translating to MSIKIGINGFGRIGRLVHRIAEKDPMVEVVAVNDLTSAETNAHLLKYDSVHGVWDADVEIKEDSFLVNGKVVKVYAEKDPTQIPWGELGVDVVIESTGIFTDANKAKAHLDAGAKKVLISAPAKNEDATIVMGVNEGVYDPQKHKIVSNASCTTNCLAPVAKVLDEKFGVKYGVMTTVHAYTNDQRNLDQAHKDLRRARACALSIIPTTTGAAKAVGLVLPQLKGKLNGFSMRVPTANVSVVDLVVEVEKQTSVEEVNKALEEAANGPLKGILGFNMLPLVSKDYNGSPRSSIVDGLSTMVMESTQVKVLAWYDNEWGYSSRVVDLAKYMMK from the coding sequence ATGAGTATTAAAATTGGTATCAATGGCTTTGGAAGAATAGGTAGATTAGTACATAGAATTGCAGAAAAGGATCCAATGGTAGAGGTGGTTGCGGTTAATGATCTTACAAGTGCCGAGACCAATGCCCATTTACTAAAATATGATTCTGTACATGGAGTATGGGATGCAGATGTTGAGATAAAGGAAGATTCTTTTTTAGTAAATGGAAAGGTAGTAAAGGTCTATGCAGAAAAAGATCCAACTCAAATTCCATGGGGCGAATTGGGTGTCGATGTTGTAATTGAATCTACAGGTATTTTCACAGATGCAAATAAAGCAAAGGCACATTTAGATGCAGGAGCAAAAAAGGTATTAATTTCTGCTCCTGCCAAAAATGAAGATGCTACTATAGTTATGGGTGTAAACGAAGGTGTTTATGACCCTCAGAAACATAAAATAGTTTCTAATGCATCGTGTACAACAAACTGCCTTGCTCCAGTTGCTAAGGTTTTAGATGAAAAATTTGGTGTTAAATATGGTGTTATGACTACAGTACATGCCTATACCAATGACCAGAGAAACCTAGATCAAGCCCATAAGGATTTAAGAAGGGCTAGAGCCTGTGCTTTATCCATAATACCTACTACAACAGGCGCTGCCAAAGCTGTAGGGCTTGTTCTTCCACAATTAAAAGGAAAACTAAATGGTTTTTCAATGAGAGTACCAACTGCTAACGTTTCAGTAGTTGACCTTGTAGTAGAAGTAGAAAAGCAGACCAGTGTTGAAGAAGTAAATAAGGCCCTTGAGGAAGCTGCCAATGGACCGCTAAAAGGAATCTTAGGATTTAATATGCTTCCATTAGTATCGAAAGACTACAATGGAAGTCCAAGATCTTCTATAGTAGATGGTTTATCTACTATGGTAATGGAGTCTACTCAAGTTAAAGTCCTTGCATGGTATGATAATGAATGGGGTTATTCTTCTAGGGTAGTTGATCTAGCTAAATATATGATGAAGTAA
- a CDS encoding six-cysteine peptide SCIFF has protein sequence MARELKHIKTILKSQLQKTQETGGCGKCQVSCQSACKTSCTVGNQICEKN, from the coding sequence ATGGCAAGAGAACTAAAACATATTAAAACCATACTAAAATCACAACTTCAGAAAACCCAAGAAACTGGAGGGTGTGGAAAATGCCAGGTTTCATGTCAGTCAGCTTGTAAGACTTCCTGTACTGTCGGAAATCAGATATGTGAAAAGAACTGA
- a CDS encoding RNA polymerase sigma-54 factor has protein sequence MQMGFELNLQQTQKLIMTPELRQAIAVLQLSSLELAEFVQEQIMENPALEIEVAEENSEEVAATETAKDEKEKFDVDWHEYFQDRDIGYIKAPREEYKEINYDNFLTKAPSLEDFLLTQLEMSCCSTNEKNIASFIIGNIDKNGYLCTTLKEICDMYSVNLDKAEAALKLVQSFDPPGIAARDLAECLLLQISHQELELNSLLTSIIKYHLEDIAAGKLLKISKSLDITPEEVQQLVDYIKTLDPKPGRWFADSDQTTYIVPDVAVEKVEGEFIVIVNDVSTPRLGINPVYRRLLSADTVDINAKKFIEGKLNSAAWIIRSIEQRRLTLYRVVNCIVDFQKAFLDDGVKCLKPLNLKQIADQLDIHESTVSRATNNKYIQTPQGVFPLKFFFASGVDNYAGNGVSSESIKKMLKDYVINENSNKPYTDQQLTNILKAQGINISRRTVAKYRSELGIVSTSKRKRY, from the coding sequence ATGCAAATGGGCTTCGAACTTAACTTACAGCAAACCCAAAAATTAATAATGACTCCAGAACTGCGTCAGGCTATAGCTGTCCTACAGTTATCATCTCTCGAATTGGCTGAGTTTGTGCAGGAACAAATCATGGAAAATCCAGCTTTAGAAATAGAAGTTGCTGAGGAAAACTCTGAAGAGGTTGCTGCAACTGAAACTGCAAAGGATGAAAAGGAAAAGTTTGACGTTGACTGGCACGAATACTTTCAGGATCGCGACATTGGATATATAAAAGCACCTCGTGAAGAATATAAAGAGATTAATTATGATAATTTTTTAACTAAGGCTCCATCTTTAGAAGATTTCTTATTAACTCAACTAGAAATGTCTTGTTGTAGTACTAACGAGAAAAACATTGCTAGTTTTATTATTGGAAATATAGATAAAAATGGATATTTGTGCACTACATTGAAAGAAATTTGTGATATGTACTCTGTGAATCTCGATAAAGCAGAAGCTGCATTAAAATTGGTTCAGTCCTTCGACCCACCTGGTATAGCTGCAAGAGATCTAGCAGAATGTTTATTATTACAAATAAGTCATCAGGAGCTTGAGCTAAACTCTTTATTAACATCAATAATAAAATATCATTTAGAAGATATTGCGGCAGGCAAATTATTGAAGATATCTAAAAGCTTAGATATTACTCCCGAAGAAGTCCAGCAATTAGTTGATTATATAAAAACACTTGATCCAAAACCAGGCCGGTGGTTTGCAGATTCCGATCAGACAACATATATTGTGCCGGATGTAGCTGTGGAGAAGGTTGAAGGTGAATTTATTGTAATAGTTAATGATGTTTCCACCCCGAGATTGGGGATTAATCCTGTTTACAGAAGATTATTATCAGCAGATACTGTGGACATTAATGCTAAAAAGTTTATTGAAGGTAAATTAAATTCAGCAGCATGGATTATTAGGAGTATTGAACAAAGAAGACTAACATTATATAGGGTTGTGAACTGCATCGTAGATTTTCAGAAAGCTTTTCTTGATGACGGGGTAAAGTGTTTAAAACCTCTAAATTTAAAGCAAATTGCTGACCAGTTAGACATACATGAGTCAACTGTTAGTAGGGCAACCAACAATAAATATATCCAAACACCACAGGGAGTATTTCCACTAAAATTCTTTTTTGCAAGTGGTGTTGACAACTATGCTGGTAATGGCGTGTCTTCTGAAAGCATAAAAAAGATGCTGAAAGATTATGTCATAAATGAAAACTCCAATAAACCTTATACAGACCAGCAATTAACAAATATTTTAAAGGCTCAGGGCATAAATATATCAAGAAGAACAGTAGCAAAATACAGAAGTGAGCTGGGCATAGTATCAACAAGTAAGAGAAAGCGGTACTAA
- a CDS encoding aspartate aminotransferase: protein MSLSKRVKKIEPSPTLGLVAVAKNLKAQGHDVIGFGAGEPDFNTPDNIKAAGIQAIGDNCTHYTPNLGIKELRDAICEKLEKENSLIYTPEQVIVSSGAKHSVFNTIMALCDVGDEVIIPSPYWVSYPEMVKIADGVPVVIATTSETGYKMTAEQLKDAVTSKTKVLFINSPNNPTGAVYTEKELKEIAQVCVENNIYVISDEIYEKLIYDNEKHVSIASFNEDIKKLTVTINGVSKAYAMTGWRIGYAVAEKEIINAMDAFQSHATSGAASISQKASYEAIAGNQDAVEDMRKEFDKRRKFMVDELNKIPGITCQLPKGAFYAFPDMTGLYGKTIAGVTVKDDNGFAKLLLEKVYVAVVPGSPFGSPGNLRLSYTNSIEYMKKGIDRINDLVSGRI, encoded by the coding sequence GTGTCGTTGTCTAAAAGAGTAAAAAAAATTGAACCTTCACCAACATTGGGACTTGTAGCAGTTGCCAAAAATCTCAAAGCACAAGGACATGACGTTATAGGGTTTGGAGCAGGTGAACCTGATTTTAATACCCCTGATAATATTAAGGCTGCAGGTATCCAGGCTATAGGGGATAATTGTACACACTATACACCTAACCTCGGGATCAAGGAACTTAGAGATGCAATTTGTGAAAAATTAGAGAAAGAAAATAGCCTTATATATACTCCAGAGCAGGTAATTGTGTCTTCTGGAGCAAAGCATAGTGTATTCAATACAATCATGGCATTATGTGATGTGGGGGACGAAGTAATAATTCCAAGTCCCTATTGGGTAAGCTATCCTGAAATGGTTAAGATAGCAGACGGTGTTCCAGTTGTAATTGCAACTACCAGCGAAACTGGATATAAGATGACAGCCGAGCAACTCAAAGATGCTGTGACATCGAAAACAAAAGTACTATTTATCAACAGTCCAAATAATCCTACAGGTGCAGTTTATACAGAGAAAGAATTGAAAGAAATTGCACAAGTATGCGTGGAAAACAACATTTATGTTATTTCAGACGAAATTTATGAAAAATTAATTTATGACAATGAAAAACATGTGAGTATTGCATCTTTTAATGAAGACATTAAAAAACTTACAGTTACAATTAATGGAGTGTCTAAAGCATATGCAATGACTGGATGGAGAATTGGTTATGCTGTTGCTGAAAAGGAAATTATTAATGCAATGGATGCATTCCAAAGTCACGCCACTTCTGGCGCAGCATCCATATCTCAAAAGGCCAGTTATGAAGCAATAGCAGGTAATCAGGACGCAGTAGAAGATATGAGAAAAGAATTTGATAAACGACGGAAGTTTATGGTGGATGAGTTAAATAAGATACCAGGAATTACCTGCCAACTTCCCAAAGGAGCCTTCTATGCTTTCCCAGATATGACTGGTCTCTATGGAAAAACTATAGCTGGTGTAACAGTTAAAGATGATAATGGGTTTGCAAAACTCCTACTAGAAAAGGTTTATGTGGCAGTGGTACCTGGTTCACCCTTTGGGTCACCTGGGAACCTTCGACTTTCATACACAAACTCCATTGAGTATATGAAAAAGGGTATTGATAGAATTAATGATTTAGTTTCAGGAAGAATATAA
- a CDS encoding sporulation regulator WhiA produces MSFTQKVKNEMARIDDGDRCCQLAELKSLIMMAGNVHIDADYHLSLTLETENPAIARRAYRLAKNLFNLQKEVSVRRRARLKKSNLYVIRLLPQIGTKKAFEALGIVFTPKGYDIKWDSDIFKNRCCHRSYLRGVFLGSGSVSDPEQKTYHLEIVVKDTTHYKIICELMRNFGLNPKTLMKRNKHMIYLKESEQIVDFLNIIGAHAALLSFEGIRVKKEVRNRVNRIVNCETANLTKTVDAAIKQVETIKFLERNIGLHKLPSGLEKIANLRLGNPDLSLKELGELMTPVVSKSGVNHRMRRLQKIADRIGKNQ; encoded by the coding sequence ATGTCTTTCACACAAAAGGTTAAAAATGAAATGGCGCGAATAGATGATGGGGATAGATGCTGTCAGCTTGCTGAACTAAAAAGCTTGATTATGATGGCTGGCAATGTTCATATTGATGCGGATTATCACTTATCCCTAACTCTAGAAACTGAAAATCCAGCAATTGCTAGAAGAGCTTATAGGTTAGCTAAAAATCTTTTTAACCTCCAAAAGGAAGTATCTGTTAGAAGACGGGCTAGATTAAAAAAGAGTAATCTTTATGTTATAAGGTTGTTGCCTCAAATAGGTACCAAGAAAGCCTTTGAAGCCCTTGGAATCGTTTTCACTCCAAAGGGTTACGATATTAAATGGGATTCTGATATTTTTAAAAACAGATGCTGCCATAGATCATATTTAAGAGGGGTATTTTTAGGAAGTGGTTCGGTAAGTGATCCTGAGCAAAAGACATATCACTTAGAAATTGTTGTTAAAGATACAACTCACTATAAAATAATATGTGAATTAATGAGAAATTTCGGGCTTAATCCAAAAACCCTTATGAAAAGAAATAAACATATGATATATTTAAAGGAAAGTGAACAGATAGTAGATTTCTTAAATATTATCGGGGCACATGCTGCTCTTTTATCCTTTGAAGGAATTCGTGTTAAAAAAGAGGTTAGGAACAGGGTTAACAGAATTGTAAACTGTGAAACAGCTAACCTAACGAAAACTGTGGACGCAGCCATTAAACAAGTAGAAACTATTAAATTCTTAGAAAGAAACATTGGTCTTCATAAACTTCCTTCTGGACTTGAAAAGATTGCTAACCTGCGGTTGGGTAATCCAGATTTAAGCTTAAAGGAGCTAGGAGAATTAATGACACCAGTTGTAAGTAAGTCAGGTGTTAATCATAGAATGCGTAGATTACAAAAGATAGCAGATAGAATTGGGAAGAATCAATAG
- a CDS encoding hydrolase, translating into MKLEADLHVHSVASGHAYSTIAENVQAAAKKGLKLIAITDHGPDMPGGPNLYHFGNLRAVPKHYQGVEILKGVEANIIDKEGNVDVPEVYLKMLDIILAGFHTYCSPTGTVAQNTKTMIKVMSNPLVDVIVHPGNPEFKVDPTEIILAAKENGILLEINNSSLGLSRAGSYCNCMAIAEKAAEHKIQVAVGSDAHWADRVGDFISAIELLKKVGIGEEQIINRSGDKIHSYLQGRRQRHS; encoded by the coding sequence ATGAAGCTTGAAGCAGACTTGCACGTACATTCTGTAGCTAGTGGCCATGCATATAGTACCATAGCAGAAAATGTTCAGGCCGCTGCTAAAAAAGGTTTAAAGTTAATTGCAATAACTGATCATGGTCCTGACATGCCAGGAGGGCCTAATTTGTATCATTTCGGAAACCTAAGGGCAGTACCTAAACATTATCAAGGTGTTGAAATATTAAAAGGTGTAGAAGCTAATATTATAGATAAAGAAGGGAATGTTGATGTTCCCGAAGTGTATCTTAAGATGCTAGATATTATACTAGCTGGGTTTCATACCTATTGTTCACCAACGGGTACTGTTGCTCAAAATACAAAGACAATGATAAAAGTAATGAGTAATCCTCTGGTGGACGTGATTGTTCACCCTGGAAATCCTGAGTTTAAGGTTGACCCAACAGAAATAATATTAGCGGCTAAAGAAAATGGAATACTTCTAGAAATTAATAATAGTTCGCTTGGCTTATCCCGTGCGGGAAGCTACTGTAACTGTATGGCAATTGCTGAAAAAGCTGCTGAGCATAAAATACAGGTTGCAGTAGGAAGCGATGCACATTGGGCAGACCGTGTAGGAGATTTCATTTCAGCCATAGAGCTTCTGAAAAAGGTGGGAATTGGGGAGGAACAGATTATCAATAGATCAGGCGATAAAATACACTCATATCTACAAGGAAGAAGGCAGAGGCATTCTTAA